Below is a window of Thermodesulfobacteriota bacterium DNA.
GGGGGGAGAGTACTTTCTTCTCGTCCCCCTCGCGCTCATAGCCGTGTTGACCTTGAGGAGCAGCCTCAACATCGGGCTCCGGCACATACTGCCGGCCTACCCGTTTTTGATAGTCCTGGCGAGCAGCGTCATAACCCTCCGGTTCGGCCGGCCGGTCATTGCGAAGGCCGCGTTCGCGACGTTTTCCGTGTGGTATGCGGTCTCAACACTATCCATCTTCCCGAGCTACCTCGCCTACTTCAACGAATTCGTCGGTCCCGACAGGGGCTACCGCTACCTCGTGGACTCCAACCTCGACTGGGGGCAGGACTTGAAGAGACTCAAAAAATATATGGATAAGAACGGCGTGGAGGAGGTGTACCTGAGCTACTTCGGGACGGCCGACCCCGCCTATTACGGCATAGGCTGCAGGGAGCTCATGGGGACCCTGAGGGCCTGCAAGTACAAACGCAGCGGCGTACCCCGCTTTCTGGCGGTAAGCGCGACCAACCTCCAGGCGGTCTATATGCCCGACAAGCACACCTTCGACTGGCTCAAAAAAAGGGAACCGGCGGCCAGGATAGGCTACTCCATATTCGTCTACGACCTGTCCGGAGACGCCCTCGCGTATAACGGCATAGGCGGGACCATCTTGAAGATAGAGGAGTTAAGCCGCCTGCAGCCGGAGGAGCTCCGCGAGGCGTTGCTCGCCTTCGAAGAGGCGGTGAGGCTCAAGCCGGGCGAGCCGGTGTTGCACGCCAACCTGGGCATTACATATGCGCTGCTCTCCGAAGATAGGAGGGCGCGGCGGGAGCTTACGGCGGCCATGTCCATGGACCCCGCCTCGAGTGAGGCCTATACCGGTATGGGCATCCTGTACCTTAATAGAGGCCTTAAGTTTCAGGCCATGAGTGCCTTTAAAAGGGCGCTCGTGCTGGACCCGGATAACCACATGGCCAAACGGAGGCTCGACGCCCTCATGAGACGCTGAGCCACAGCACGGCATCGGCACGTCGATACCCGGCACCATGATGGTGCTTCACTTTCTGAACGGCCGTTAGTGGCACCGGGTATGAAGGAAGAAAGCTTATTTACACACAACACCTTACGCTACCTACTGGAATCTCCACTTGACTGATGCCGAAAGCTGGGATATAAGAATAAGTAGGGTATCACACGTACTGCATCGGGCCAAAGGACAAGCACATCAAACACAAAGCGGAGGACCTTTATGTCACTTTTCTTAGCCATAGGAGTACTTGCACTGACGGTCGGAGTGCTTTTCCTCGTCTCTCCGGACAAGTTGCGCGAGCTGAACGAGGGGTGCAGCCGCCTCGTGGCGAACCTCGAGGATGGGGCCTTCACCTACCGCATGGGGGTGGGACTGAGCCTCATCATAGCGAGCCTCCTCTTCTTCTTTGTCGCCTACTATATAGCCGCAAAGGGCTGAAAGGGCCACGGAACGACCGCAACGGCGCCATGCCTATGAAGAGGTCGGGTTTCAGCCTGATAGAGCTCATCATGGCCATCGTGCTGGTGGCCATACTCGCCGCAGTGCTCTCTCCCATGATATTCAAGGGCGGGGCGACCGTTAACCTCGGGGCCGCGGCCAGGAAGCTCGGGGACGACATCCGCTACGCCCAGGCACTGGCAATGGCCAGGCACAAGCTCCCCACCCCCTCTTCAATCCCCAACCCCTCTTTCCGATACAGGATGGAATTCGACACGGGCACCGACACCTATACCATCGTAAACGACGCGGACAACGACGACGACTGGGGGGAGGCGGGCGAGAGTGTCAAGAACCCCTCCACCGGGGAAAACTCCTTCAGCGTACAGCTTAACTCCGGCGAATACGCCGGCATTGAGATAACCCCCGGGGGCTTCGGCGACAGCTACCTTGAGTTCGACACCTTCGGCGCCCCGTACGGCAGCGGGGGGAAGCTTACCGCCCCCGCGTCCCTGACCCTCACCGCCTCCGGCGAGACCGCCACCATAACCGTGACCCCCGCCACCGGGAAGGTGACGGTCCAGTAGGGGGGACCAGGATGACAGAGAACTTAAAACCGACCCCGAAGCCTACATCGATATCGACACCCGCCTCGGGCTTCACTCTGATCGAAACGATAATGATCATCGTGCTCCTGGCCATCCTGGGCTCGGGCATCCTCATCTACTTCTTCAGCATCGCCGGTAGCGGCGGGCAGGTCATTACGGTCCAGGCGGTCGAGCTCGCCGAAGACAAGGTGGAGGAAGTGCTCTCCGAGAAGAATACGAGTTTTAGCGGGGTGGTGTCCGAGGCGTCGGCCGCGTTCTCGGCCCCCATGGACGACTTCACGAGCGAGGTGGACGTCTTCTGCGTGGCCGAGGCCGACCTGGACGCCTCCTCCGGCACCATACCCGACTGTACGGACTCGGACATAAACGCAAAGAGGATTACGGTCACGGTCTCCTGGAGCAAAGGGGGAGGGGGGAGCGTGAGCCTCGTAACCGTGGTATCGGACCACTAAAATGGTGCGGAAAAACCCAATAGTTCTGTCACTCCCGCGAAAGCGGGAGTCCAGACGCCGTCCCCACGAAAGAGGGGAACAAGAATGAAAAGACTGGATTCCTGCTTCCGCAGGAATGACCGTTTTCTTGAAAAAAAGACTTTTCCCGCACCCTGCTAAAGATTATGATAAAGAGAAAAGACAGCGGCTTCACCGTGATAGAGATAGTCATGGTCATCGTGCTCATGGCCATTATCGCCACGGTGGCGGCCATGATCATACTCCAGGGGGCAAGGTCTTTCGGAGATATGGACGTAAGGAGGGAGCTTACGGCCGAGGGAAGGCTCGCCATTGAGAGGATGGCAAGGGAGATAAGGCTTGTCGGATGCACCACATCCGGTATCGCCTGCACCCCCACAGGAGAGATTACTACCTATACGGATACTGACTTCGCATTCGAGAACGTAAACTACGAGACGAGACGCCTCCAGTTCACCTCCGGGAGCCTGAAGCTAACCGAGGGATTGACCGAGACCGTGCTCGCCGATAACGTGACGGGGTTAGACTTCGACTACCTTGACACCTCCGACGGGGACGCGGCCTCGGTCGGCGACGTATGGTCGATAAGGGCGACGCTCACCCTTTCGAAAAAGGGACAGACACTCAACTTCAGGGTAAGGGTCCACCCGAGGAGTTTTAGATGATAGGGACGGGTAGTATAAGGGGGGAGCGCGGCATGTCGGTCATGGCCGTCGTCTTTATAATGGCGGTCATAACCTTCCTCGGGCTGATATTCGTCTCGCTATTTACGACCGGCACGGAGGTCTCGCTCCGGGAGTACGACTCCACGAGGGCGCTCTACGTGGCCGAGGGCGGGGCCGAGGCGGCCATAGGGCACCTGAAGCAGTCGCCGGCAAGCACCGAATGGGCATGGAACGACGGCTACAGCGGCAAGGCGCTCGGCGACGGCACGGTGGACGTGGAGGTGCTGCACTACGAGGTAAGGGACGAGAGCCTGACCCCCACGGCGTGCGAGTCCTTTACGAGTTCGATAGAGGGCGGCGGGGCCAACGACGCGAGGACGATATACGTGACGCTTCGGTGGGACCCGGCCTTGAACTCCAACACCCTCGACGCGAACCTCTACAGCGACAACATCTGCACCACCGCAGTGACCCCGGTATCGAAGA
It encodes the following:
- a CDS encoding type II secretion system protein is translated as MTENLKPTPKPTSISTPASGFTLIETIMIIVLLAILGSGILIYFFSIAGSGGQVITVQAVELAEDKVEEVLSEKNTSFSGVVSEASAAFSAPMDDFTSEVDVFCVAEADLDASSGTIPDCTDSDINAKRITVTVSWSKGGGGSVSLVTVVSDH
- a CDS encoding prepilin-type N-terminal cleavage/methylation domain-containing protein, which translates into the protein MKRSGFSLIELIMAIVLVAILAAVLSPMIFKGGATVNLGAAARKLGDDIRYAQALAMARHKLPTPSSIPNPSFRYRMEFDTGTDTYTIVNDADNDDDWGEAGESVKNPSTGENSFSVQLNSGEYAGIEITPGGFGDSYLEFDTFGAPYGSGGKLTAPASLTLTASGETATITVTPATGKVTVQ
- a CDS encoding prepilin-type N-terminal cleavage/methylation domain-containing protein, with amino-acid sequence MIKRKDSGFTVIEIVMVIVLMAIIATVAAMIILQGARSFGDMDVRRELTAEGRLAIERMAREIRLVGCTTSGIACTPTGEITTYTDTDFAFENVNYETRRLQFTSGSLKLTEGLTETVLADNVTGLDFDYLDTSDGDAASVGDVWSIRATLTLSKKGQTLNFRVRVHPRSFR